A portion of the Lolium rigidum isolate FL_2022 chromosome 1, APGP_CSIRO_Lrig_0.1, whole genome shotgun sequence genome contains these proteins:
- the LOC124684190 gene encoding uncharacterized protein LOC124684190 encodes MGCGFSSPTGCRALRPFAGVRVIHTNGYVQDFDGSDGAPVTVARATASCASSSGSGSSYVLCSSAHLLQPGRALFRPDDALQPGSVYFLLPHSVFQAESSAVDLACLMNRLTALARKGGGCAPAPCPVESLFAGRPEDLQQAPSKPPAGKCGAATKSRSWRPQLDRIDESMGRSSMRSSVSTCSIRSQD; translated from the coding sequence ATGGGGTGCGGATTCTCGTCGCCGACCGGCTGCCGCGCGCTGCGCCCGTTCGCGGGGGTGCGCGTCATCCACACCAACGGCTACGTGCAGGACTTCGACGGCAGCGACGGCGCGCCGGTCACCGTGGCGCGCGccaccgcctcctgcgcctcctcctccggctccggctccagcTACGTGCTCTGCTCCTCCGCGCACCTGCTGCAGCCGGGCCGCGCGCTCTTCCGCCCGGACGACGCGCTCCAGCCGGGCAGCGTCTACTTCCTGCTCCCGCACTCCGTCTTCCAGGCCGAGTCCTCCGCCGTCGACCTCGCCTGCCTCATGAACCGCCTCACCGCGCTCGCGCGCAAGGGCGGCGGCTGCGCGCCCGCGCCCTGCCCCGTCGAGTCGCTCTTCGCCGGCCGACCCGAGGACCTGCAGCAGGCGCCGTCCAAGCCGCCCGCCGGCAagtgcggcgccgccaccaagtcCCGGTCGTGGCGGCCGCAGCTCGACCGGATCGACGAGTCCATGGGCCGCTCCTCCATGCGGAGCTCGGTGTCCACCTGCAGCATCCGCAGCCAAGATTAG
- the LOC124697919 gene encoding glycosyltransferase BC10-like translates to MAPRNRPSSKRPLWIVVLIAFVCAIVTGAYLYKPQQYTSCYLSNSCSSQPPPEPVRVYTDDEIAARVVIRDIVRSQPVRSKNPKIAFMFLTPSSLPFEKLWEKFFTGHEGRYTIYVHASRERTVHASPLFAGRDIRSEKVVWGTVSMIDAERRLLANALQDADNQHFVLVSESCVPLHNFDYVYSYLMETNISFVDSFDDPGPHGAGRYSDYMLPEIVKRDWRKGAQWFTVKRQHAVLILADTLYYGKFKRYCKPGNEWHNCYSDEHYLPTLFNMVDPTGIANWSVSHVDWSEGKWHPKVYRAVDTSFELLKSIASIDESVHVNSNAKHQAQRRPCVWNGMKRPCYLFARKFYPEALDTLMNIFSNFTVI, encoded by the exons ATGGCACCACGCAATAGACCTTCGTCTAAAAGGCCTCTCTGGATTGTCGTCTTGATTGCTTTTGTCTGTGCAATAGTCACTGGAGCTTATCTCTACAAACCCCAACAGTACACGTCTTGTTACTTGTCAAATTCCTGCAGTTCCCAGCCTCCCCCAGAACCCGTGAGAGTGTACACTGATGATGAGATAGCTGCTCGTGTTGTCATAAGAGACATTGTTCGGTCACAGCCTGTCCGGTCAAAGAATCCGAAAATTGCTTTCATGTTCTTGACGCCCAGTTCATTGCCTTTTGAGAAGCTTTGGGAAAAGTTCTTCACG GGACATGAAGGCAGATACACAATATACGTACATGCTTCAAGAGAAAGGACTGTTCATGCCAGTCCATTATTTGCTGGCAGGGATATTCGGAGTGAAAAG GTGGTCTGGGGTACAGTTTCTATGATTGATGCAGAGAGGAGGCTCTTGGCAAATGCACTGCAAGATGCTGATAACCAGCATTTTGTCTTGGTCTCTGAGAG CTGTGTACCACTGCATAACTTCGATTATGTGTATAGTTATCTCATGGAGACAAACATCAGCTTTGTTGACTC TTTCGACGATCCTGGTCCACATGGAGCAGGTAGATACTCTGATTATATGCTACCTGAAATCGTCAAGAGAGATTGGAGAAAAGGTGCACAG TGGTTCACTGTGAAACGGCAGCATGCAGTCCTTATTCTTGCTGACACCCTTTACTATGGGAAGTTCAAACGCTACTGTAAG CCAGGAAATGAATGGCACAACTGCTATTCTGACGAGCACTATTTGCCAACCCTGTTTAAC ATGGTTGATCCAACTGGAATTGCCAACTGGTCAGTGTCACATGTCGATTGGTCAGAAGGAAAATGGCATCCTAAAGTTTATAGGGCTGTTGACACGAGCTTTGAGCTGCTTAAGAGTATAGCG TCCATTGACGAGAGCGTTCATGTGAACAGCAATGCAAAG CATCAAGCACAGAGAAGGCCGTGCGTGTGGAACGGCATGAAGAGGCCCTGCTACCTATTCGCACGGAAGTTCTACCCTGAGGCGCTTGACACCCTGATGAACATTTTCTCGAACTTCACCGTCATCTGA